TTGGCTATGTCGATAAAGACGGCAAAAACCAAGGCTATGATATTTACTTTGCAAAACGTATCGCAAAAGACCTACTAGGCGATGAGAGCAAGGTAAAATTTGAGCTAGTAGAGGCTGCTGGTAGAGTTGAAGTTTTAGTAGCTGATAAAGTAGATATCACACTTGCAAATTTTACAAAAACACCTGAGCGTGCACAAGTTGTTGATTTTGCACTTCCATACATGAAGGTTTCACTTGGCATCGTAAGCCCTGAAGGTGCAGTGATAAAAAGCATCGATGAGCTAAAAGACAAAACCCTAATCGTAAATAAGGGCACAACCGCAGACGCGTTTTTTACAAAAAATTATCCTGACATTAAGCTTGCAAAATACGACCAAAATACTGAAACATTTGCGGCTTTGGTTGATAAAAGAGGTGCTGCACTAGCGCATGATAACGCCCTACTTTTTGCCTGGGCGAAAGAGACTCCTGGTTTTGTTGTAGGCG
The DNA window shown above is from Campylobacter concisus and carries:
- a CDS encoding cysteine ABC transporter substrate-binding protein, giving the protein MRKFKFFLLALIATVFLTGCGNDKGADTAKAASNEADAIAKIKERGFVRIGVFSDKPPFGYVDKDGKNQGYDIYFAKRIAKDLLGDESKVKFELVEAAGRVEVLVADKVDITLANFTKTPERAQVVDFALPYMKVSLGIVSPEGAVIKSIDELKDKTLIVNKGTTADAFFTKNYPDIKLAKYDQNTETFAALVDKRGAALAHDNALLFAWAKETPGFVVGVEALGDVDVIAPAVKKGNKVLLDWLNNEIIELGKENFFHKDYDATLKPIYGDSVNPESLVVEGGKL